In the Drosophila gunungcola strain Sukarami unplaced genomic scaffold, Dgunungcola_SK_2 000001F, whole genome shotgun sequence genome, one interval contains:
- the LOC128261312 gene encoding putative gustatory receptor 28a, translated as MAFKLWERFSQADNVFQALRPLTYISLLGLAPFRLNLNPRKEVQTSTYSFVAGIVHFLFFVLCFGISVKEGDSIIGYFFQTNITRFSDGTLRLTGILAMSTIFGFAMFKRQRLVGIIQNNIVVDEIFVRLGMKLDYRRILLSSFLISLGMLLFNVIYLCVSYSLLVSATISPSFVTFTAFALPHINISLMVFKFLCTTDLARSRFSMLNEILQDILDAHIEQHSALELSPMHSVVNHRRYSHRLRNLISTPMKRYSVTSVIRLNPEYAIKQVSNIHNLLCDICQTIEEYFTYPLLGIIAISFLFILFDDFYILEAMLNPKRLDRFEADEFFAFFLMQLIWYIVIIVLIVEASSRTIMHSNYTAAIVHKILNITDDPELRDRLFRLSLQLSHRKVLFTAAGLFRLDRTLIFTITGAATCYLIILIQFRFTHHMDETGSNSTNHSHSHLGD; from the exons ATGGCCTTTAAGTTGTGGGAGCGCTTTTCCCAGGCGGATAATGTGTTCCAGGCCCTTCGACCCCTAACATATATTTCCCTTTTGGGCCTGGCTCCATTTCGATTGAATCTAAATCCTCGGAAAGAGGTGCAAACATCGACATACTCTTTTGTCGCAGGCATAGTGCACTTCCTGTTCTTCGTCCTGTGTTTCGGAATCTCTGTAAAGGAAGGCGATTCCATAATTGGTTACTTCTTTCAAACGAACATCACCAGATTCAGCGATGGAACCCTTCGGTTAACTGGAATTCTGGCCATGTCCACCATTTTTGGTTTCGCCATGTTCAAAAGGCAAAGATTGGTCGGCATAATCCAAAATAACATCGTGGTTGACGAGATATTCGTGAGGCTGGGCATGAAGTTGGACTACCGAAGGATACTTTTGTCCAGTTTTCTTATATCCTTGGGCATGCTGCTGTTCAACGTCATCTACTTGTGTGTGAGCTATAGCCTATTGGTCAGTGCCACCATCTCGCCCTCGTTTGTGACCTTTACAGCCTTCGCCCTGCCGCACATCAATATCAGCCTAATGGTCTTCAAGTTTCTTTGCACCACGGACTTGGCCAGGAGTCGGTTTAGCATGTTAAACGAA ATCCTCCAGGATATCCTAGATGCCCATATCGAGCAACATAGCGCCTTGGAACTCTCGCCCATGCACTCGGTGGTAAACCACAGACGGTACTCACATCGCCTACGAAATTTAATCAGCACCCCCATGAAGCGGTACAGTGTTACCTCTGTAATACGCCTAAATCCAGAGTACGCCATCAAACAGGTGTCCAACATTCACAATCTACTCTGCGATATTTGTCAGACAATCGAGGAGTACTTCACATATCCGCTTCTTGGAATTATTGCCATATCTTTTCTGTTCATTCTGTTTGACGACTTTTACATTTTGGAAGCTATGCTGAATCCAAAACGATTGGATCGTTTTGAGGCCGATgaattttttgcctttttcctCATGCAACTTATATGGTACATAGTGATCATCGTACTGATCGTGGAGGCCAGTAGTCGCACTATTATGCACAGCAACTATACAGCCGCTATAGTGCACAAGATCCTGAACATCACCGATGATCCGGAGCTTAGAGATCGTCTTTTCCGACTCTCCTTGCAGCTGTCGCATAGGAAGGTTCTTTTCACAGCCGCAGGACTTTTTCGTCTGGATCGCACGCTTATTTTTACC attaCTGGCGCTGCTACTTGCTACCTCATTATACTCATCCAGTTTCGTTTTACGCATCACATGGATGAAACCGGCTCTAATTCAACAAATCACTCTCACTCTCACCTTGGcgattaa
- the LOC128261311 gene encoding putative gustatory receptor 28b isoform X3 yields the protein MWLLRRLVEKLGSRPQDVYTCYRLTILMALWLGIVPFYVTSSSEGRGKMSASYWGYINMILRMAIYFGNFLYSSINRSSLMSNFFITDISNTTAGLQKVNGMLGIFAILIISLLKRRKLLEVLAIFDGLETEAFPRVGVAMHQVPASRKMNQLVMILVGSMTVYITGSFLMISLRDAATFSLPAVISYFSPLFIVCAISFLVGNLMIKLRIYLSALNKVLKNLSHQWDSRTLKAVTQKQRSLQCLDSFSMYTIVTKDPAEIIQESMEIHQLICEAAATANKYFTYQLLTIISIAFLIIVFDAYYVLETLLGKSKRESKFKTVEFVTFFSCQMILYLIAIISIVEGSNRAIKKSEKTGGIVHSLLNKTKSAEVKEKLQQFSMQLMHLKINFTAAGLFNIDRTLYFTISGALTTYLIILLQFTSNSPHNGYQNGISCCETYNNMTN from the exons atgtggcTCTTAAGGCGTTTGGTTGAGAAGTTGGGCAGTCGTCCCCAAGACGTTTATACTTGCTATCGCTTGACTATACTCATGGCCCTTTGGCTCGGAATTGTGCCTTTTTACGTGACTAGTTCTTCGGAAGGCAGAGGCAAAATGTCAGCATCGTATTGGGGCTACATCAACATGATTTTGCGAATGGCCATATATTTTGGAAACTTTCTATACAGCTCCATCAATCGATCCTCGTTGATGTCGAACTTCTTCATCACGGATATCTCTAATACGACAGCTGGATTGCAAAAGGTCAACGGAATGCTGGGAATATTTGCCATATTGATTATATCGCTGTTAAAACGGAGAAAACTACTAGAAGTGTTGGCCATATTCGATGGACTGGAGACGGAGGCGTTTCCGcgggtgggcgtggcaatgCATCAGGTTCCAGCTTCGAGGAAAATGAATCAGTTGGTTATGATTTTGGTTGGCAGTATGACGGTGTATATTACCGGTAGTTTCCTCATGATCAGCCTCAGAGATGCTGCCACATTTTCTTTACCTGCGGTGATCAGTTATTTTTCGCCACTTTTTATAGTATGTGCTATTTCCTTTCTGGTGGGAAATTTGATGATCAAGTTACGCATTTATTTAAGTGCTTTAAATAAG gTCCTGAAAAATCTTTCTCATCAATGGGATTCGCGTACGCTGAAAGCCGTCACCCAAAAACAGCGATCACTCCAGTGCCTCGATTCATTTTCCATGTACACCATAGTAACCAAAGATCCGGCTGAAATCATTCAGGAGTCCATGGAGATACATCAACTAATTTGCGAGGCAGCTGCAACGgccaacaaatattttacctACCAATTGCTGACCATTATATCTATAGCTTTTCTAATCATCGTTTTCGATGCCTATTATGTTTTGGAAACTCTGCTGGGAAAATCGAAGCGCGAAAGTAAATTCAAAACAGTGGAATTTGTGACATTTTTCTCCTGTCAAATGATTTTGTATCTGATTGCCATTATATCCATTGTCGAGGGAAGTAATCGGGCAATCAAGAAAAGCGAGAAGACCGGAGGTATTGTCCACTCCCTactaaataaaaccaaaagtgCTGAGGTCAAGGAGAAACTACAGCAGTTCTCCATGCAGCTAATGCatctcaaaataaattttaccgCAGCTGGTCTGTTTAACATTGACCGCACTTTGTACTTTACG ATCAGCGGAGCCTTAACCACTTATCTCATTATCTTACTGCAATTTACCTCCAATTCCCCGCACAATGGCTATCAGAATGGCATCTCCTGCTGTGAGACCTACAATAATATGACGAATTAA
- the LOC128261311 gene encoding putative gustatory receptor 28b isoform X2: MSALRRVRKYFISSQVYEALRPLFFLTFLYGLTPFHVVRRKMGESYLKMSCFGVFNIFIYICLCGFCYISSLRQGESIVGYFFRTEISTIGDRLQIFNGLIAGAVIYTSAILKRCKLLGTLTILHSLDTNFSNIGIRVKYSRIFRYSLLVLIFKLLILGVYFVGVFRLLVSLDVTPSFCVCMTFFLQHSVVSIAICLFCVIAFSFERRLSIINQVLKNLSHQWDSRTLKAVTQKQRSLQCLDSFSMYTIVTKDPAEIIQESMEIHQLICEAAATANKYFTYQLLTIISIAFLIIVFDAYYVLETLLGKSKRESKFKTVEFVTFFSCQMILYLIAIISIVEGSNRAIKKSEKTGGIVHSLLNKTKSAEVKEKLQQFSMQLMHLKINFTAAGLFNIDRTLYFTISGALTTYLIILLQFTSNSPHNGYQNGISCCETYNNMTN; the protein is encoded by the exons ATGTCCGCGCTGCGTCGGGTGCGCAAATACTTCATATCCTCGCAGGTCTACGAGGCACTACGTCCCCTGTTTTTCCTAACTTTTCTATACGGTCTGACGCCATTCCATGTGGTTAGGCGAAAAATGGGAGAATCTTACTTAAAGATGTCCTGTTTTGGTGTGTTCAACATCTTCATTTACATCTGTCTCTGTGGATTCTGTTATATTTCGTCCTTGAGGCAGGGCGAATCCATAGTGGGCTACTTTTTCCGCACTGAGATCTCAACCATCGGGGATCGCCTGCAGATTTTTAATGGCCTAATAGCCGGTGCTGTGATTTATACATCTGCAATCCTAAAACGCTGCAAGCTTTTAGGCACCCTAACCATACTGCACAGTTTGGATACGAACTTTTCGAACATTGGAATACGCGTGAAATACTCAAGGATTTTCCGGTACTCCTTGCTAGTGCTGATCTTCAAGCTTCTGATCCTGGGAGTTTATTTCGTTGGAGTTTTCCGGCTGCTGGTCTCACTGGATGTCACCCCCTCGTTCTGCGTTTGCATGACATTTTTCCTGCAACATTCGGTCGTTTCCATTGCGATTTGTTTGTTCTGTGTGATTGCCTTTAGTTTCGAACGTCGCCTCAGTATCATCAATCAG gTCCTGAAAAATCTTTCTCATCAATGGGATTCGCGTACGCTGAAAGCCGTCACCCAAAAACAGCGATCACTCCAGTGCCTCGATTCATTTTCCATGTACACCATAGTAACCAAAGATCCGGCTGAAATCATTCAGGAGTCCATGGAGATACATCAACTAATTTGCGAGGCAGCTGCAACGgccaacaaatattttacctACCAATTGCTGACCATTATATCTATAGCTTTTCTAATCATCGTTTTCGATGCCTATTATGTTTTGGAAACTCTGCTGGGAAAATCGAAGCGCGAAAGTAAATTCAAAACAGTGGAATTTGTGACATTTTTCTCCTGTCAAATGATTTTGTATCTGATTGCCATTATATCCATTGTCGAGGGAAGTAATCGGGCAATCAAGAAAAGCGAGAAGACCGGAGGTATTGTCCACTCCCTactaaataaaaccaaaagtgCTGAGGTCAAGGAGAAACTACAGCAGTTCTCCATGCAGCTAATGCatctcaaaataaattttaccgCAGCTGGTCTGTTTAACATTGACCGCACTTTGTACTTTACG ATCAGCGGAGCCTTAACCACTTATCTCATTATCTTACTGCAATTTACCTCCAATTCCCCGCACAATGGCTATCAGAATGGCATCTCCTGCTGTGAGACCTACAATAATATGACGAATTAA
- the LOC128263459 gene encoding uncharacterized protein LOC128263459, whose amino-acid sequence MIRYGVDSFRGFRGRLRYWLSARDVYGSMALMMSAAYVLGITPFLVRQNSQGKSSLEQSWYGFINAISRWLLLAYCYTYINLSNESLIGYFMRNHVSQISTRVHDIGGIIVAIFTFILPLLLRKHFLGSVKIIVQVDQKLERLRSPVNFNTVVGLIVLVATLVVILDTVLLSTCLVCLSKMEVYPSWQLTFILVYELLAICITICMFCLMTRSVQRRLTCLHKVSCY is encoded by the coding sequence ATGATCCGCTACGGTGTGGACAGTTTCCGCGGCTTCCGAGGTCGATTGCGCTACTGGCTGAGTGCCAGGGATGTCTACGGTTCCATGGCCCTGATGATGTCCGCAGCCTACGTTCTGGGCATTACTCCGTTTTTGGTGAGGCAAAATTCACAGGGGAAGAGTTCCTTGGAGCAATCCTGGTATGGATTTATAAACGCCATTTCCCGTTGGTTGCTGCTCGCCTACTGCTACACCTACATCAACCTGAGCAATGAGAGTTTAATTGGTTACTTTATGAGGAATCATGTGTCCCAGATTAGCACAAGAGTCCACGATATTGGTGGCATTATAGTGGccatatttacatttattttgccaCTGCTCCTGCGCAAAcattttctaggatctgtcaAGATTATAGTGCAAGTTGACCAAAAATTGGAGCGTCTACGAAGTCCTGTGAATTTCAACACCGTTGTGGGACTTATAGTCCTGGTCGCAACATTAGTTGTTATTCTGGATACTGTCCTTTTGTCCACCTGTCTAGTTTGCCTTTCGAAAATGGAGGTGTACCCTTCGTGGCAACTGACTTTTATCCTGGTCTACGAACTCCTGGCCATTTGCATCACAATTTGTATGTTCTGTCTGATGACGCGGTCGGTCCAGCGACGTTTAACCTGTCTACACAAGGTGAgctgttattaa
- the LOC128261311 gene encoding putative gustatory receptor 28b isoform X4 codes for MDIETAKESVDQRDTPEIEVGSGLCHPLRRRFRRFFTAKQLYECLRPVFHVTYIHGLTFFYISCDSKTGKRTIKKTIFGYINGIMHIALFGFAYSLTIYNNCESVASYFFRSRITYFGDMMQIVSGFIGVTVIYLTAFIPNHRLERCLQKFHTMDMQLQTVGVKIMYISPTLALHFTFLIQHTVIAIAIALFSCFTYLVEMRLVMVNKVLKNLSHQWDSRTLKAVTQKQRSLQCLDSFSMYTIVTKDPAEIIQESMEIHQLICEAAATANKYFTYQLLTIISIAFLIIVFDAYYVLETLLGKSKRESKFKTVEFVTFFSCQMILYLIAIISIVEGSNRAIKKSEKTGGIVHSLLNKTKSAEVKEKLQQFSMQLMHLKINFTAAGLFNIDRTLYFTISGALTTYLIILLQFTSNSPHNGYQNGISCCETYNNMTN; via the exons ATGGATATAGAAACGGCGAAGGAGTCGGTGGATCAAAGGGATACGCCGGAAATAGAAGTGGGTTCTGGATTGTGCCATCCCCTGCGCCGCAGATTTCGGCGATTTTTTACCGCCAAGCAGCTTTACGAGTGCCTCCGTCCGGTTTTCCACGTCACCTACATCCATGGACTCACCTTCTTCTACATAAGTTGCGATAGCAAAACCGGGAAGAGAACCATCAAGAAAACCATTTTCGGCTACATAAATGGCATAATGCATATTGCTCTATTTGGCTTCGCCTATAGCCTTACCATATATAACAATTGCGAATCGGTGGCCAGCTATTTTTTTCGATCTCGCATCACCTATTTTGGGGATATGATGCAGATTGTGAGCGGCTTCATTGGAGTCACTGTCATATATTTGACTGCCTTCATACCAAATCATCGATTGGAGAGATGTCTGCAGAAGTTTCACACCATGGACATGCAGCTGCAGACGGTGGGCGTTAAGATCATGTACA TTTCGCCCACATTGGCACTCCACTTCACCTTTCTCATCCAGCACACGGTCATCGCCATAGCCATTGCGCTCTTTAGCTGCTTTACATATCTGGTGGAGATGCGACTGGTGATGGTCAATAAG gTCCTGAAAAATCTTTCTCATCAATGGGATTCGCGTACGCTGAAAGCCGTCACCCAAAAACAGCGATCACTCCAGTGCCTCGATTCATTTTCCATGTACACCATAGTAACCAAAGATCCGGCTGAAATCATTCAGGAGTCCATGGAGATACATCAACTAATTTGCGAGGCAGCTGCAACGgccaacaaatattttacctACCAATTGCTGACCATTATATCTATAGCTTTTCTAATCATCGTTTTCGATGCCTATTATGTTTTGGAAACTCTGCTGGGAAAATCGAAGCGCGAAAGTAAATTCAAAACAGTGGAATTTGTGACATTTTTCTCCTGTCAAATGATTTTGTATCTGATTGCCATTATATCCATTGTCGAGGGAAGTAATCGGGCAATCAAGAAAAGCGAGAAGACCGGAGGTATTGTCCACTCCCTactaaataaaaccaaaagtgCTGAGGTCAAGGAGAAACTACAGCAGTTCTCCATGCAGCTAATGCatctcaaaataaattttaccgCAGCTGGTCTGTTTAACATTGACCGCACTTTGTACTTTACG ATCAGCGGAGCCTTAACCACTTATCTCATTATCTTACTGCAATTTACCTCCAATTCCCCGCACAATGGCTATCAGAATGGCATCTCCTGCTGTGAGACCTACAATAATATGACGAATTAA
- the LOC128261311 gene encoding putative gustatory receptor 28b isoform X1 has protein sequence MDIETAKESVDQRDTPEIEVGSGLCHPLRRRFRRFFTAKQLYECLRPVFHVTYIHGLTFFYISCDSKTGKRTIKKTIFGYINGIMHIALFGFAYSLTIYNNCESVASYFFRSRITYFGDMMQIVSGFIGVTVIYLTAFIPNHRLERCLQKFHTMDMQLQTVGVKIMYSKVLRFSYMILISMFLVNLLFTCGTFSVLYSSLVSPTLALHFTFLIQHTVIAIAIALFSCFTYLVEMRLVMVNKVLKNLSHQWDSRTLKAVTQKQRSLQCLDSFSMYTIVTKDPAEIIQESMEIHQLICEAAATANKYFTYQLLTIISIAFLIIVFDAYYVLETLLGKSKRESKFKTVEFVTFFSCQMILYLIAIISIVEGSNRAIKKSEKTGGIVHSLLNKTKSAEVKEKLQQFSMQLMHLKINFTAAGLFNIDRTLYFTISGALTTYLIILLQFTSNSPHNGYQNGISCCETYNNMTN, from the exons ATGGATATAGAAACGGCGAAGGAGTCGGTGGATCAAAGGGATACGCCGGAAATAGAAGTGGGTTCTGGATTGTGCCATCCCCTGCGCCGCAGATTTCGGCGATTTTTTACCGCCAAGCAGCTTTACGAGTGCCTCCGTCCGGTTTTCCACGTCACCTACATCCATGGACTCACCTTCTTCTACATAAGTTGCGATAGCAAAACCGGGAAGAGAACCATCAAGAAAACCATTTTCGGCTACATAAATGGCATAATGCATATTGCTCTATTTGGCTTCGCCTATAGCCTTACCATATATAACAATTGCGAATCGGTGGCCAGCTATTTTTTTCGATCTCGCATCACCTATTTTGGGGATATGATGCAGATTGTGAGCGGCTTCATTGGAGTCACTGTCATATATTTGACTGCCTTCATACCAAATCATCGATTGGAGAGATGTCTGCAGAAGTTTCACACCATGGACATGCAGCTGCAGACGGTGGGCGTTAAGATCATGTACAGTAAGGTGCTGCGATTTAGCTATATGATCCTGATCTCCATGTTTTTGGTCAACCTACTTTTCACCTGTGGCACCTTCTCGGTTCTGTACTCCTCGTTAGTTTCGCCCACATTGGCACTCCACTTCACCTTTCTCATCCAGCACACGGTCATCGCCATAGCCATTGCGCTCTTTAGCTGCTTTACATATCTGGTGGAGATGCGACTGGTGATGGTCAATAAG gTCCTGAAAAATCTTTCTCATCAATGGGATTCGCGTACGCTGAAAGCCGTCACCCAAAAACAGCGATCACTCCAGTGCCTCGATTCATTTTCCATGTACACCATAGTAACCAAAGATCCGGCTGAAATCATTCAGGAGTCCATGGAGATACATCAACTAATTTGCGAGGCAGCTGCAACGgccaacaaatattttacctACCAATTGCTGACCATTATATCTATAGCTTTTCTAATCATCGTTTTCGATGCCTATTATGTTTTGGAAACTCTGCTGGGAAAATCGAAGCGCGAAAGTAAATTCAAAACAGTGGAATTTGTGACATTTTTCTCCTGTCAAATGATTTTGTATCTGATTGCCATTATATCCATTGTCGAGGGAAGTAATCGGGCAATCAAGAAAAGCGAGAAGACCGGAGGTATTGTCCACTCCCTactaaataaaaccaaaagtgCTGAGGTCAAGGAGAAACTACAGCAGTTCTCCATGCAGCTAATGCatctcaaaataaattttaccgCAGCTGGTCTGTTTAACATTGACCGCACTTTGTACTTTACG ATCAGCGGAGCCTTAACCACTTATCTCATTATCTTACTGCAATTTACCTCCAATTCCCCGCACAATGGCTATCAGAATGGCATCTCCTGCTGTGAGACCTACAATAATATGACGAATTAA